In Pelosinus sp. IPA-1, a single genomic region encodes these proteins:
- the sigG gene encoding RNA polymerase sporulation sigma factor SigG: protein MIINKVEICGVNTAKLPVLSATKMRELFVVLQNGELSVREQLIYGNLRLVLSVIQRFNNRGEYVDDLFQVGCIGLMKAIDNFDLSQNVKFSTYAVPMIIGEIRRYLRDNNPIRVSRSMRDIAYKALQVRDSLVSRHSREPSIKEIADELKIQREEIIFALDAIQEPISLFEPIYHDGGDPIFVMDQISDDKQLDFNWLEGVAIKDALRRLSDREKHILNLRFFEGKTQMEVADEIGISQAQVSRLEKAALGHMRKYI from the coding sequence ATGATTATAAATAAAGTGGAAATTTGCGGTGTTAATACAGCGAAACTCCCGGTGCTTTCCGCTACTAAAATGCGTGAATTGTTTGTTGTGCTACAAAATGGAGAACTATCTGTAAGAGAACAATTAATCTACGGCAATTTACGATTGGTTCTTAGTGTAATCCAGCGGTTTAATAATCGCGGTGAATATGTAGATGATTTGTTTCAGGTTGGTTGTATTGGTCTAATGAAAGCAATCGACAATTTTGACCTTTCACAAAACGTCAAATTTTCTACTTATGCTGTACCGATGATTATTGGTGAAATACGTCGTTATTTACGTGATAATAATCCCATCCGAGTTAGTCGATCTATGCGGGATATTGCCTACAAAGCATTGCAGGTAAGGGATTCTCTCGTCAGCAGACATTCCCGGGAACCTTCTATAAAGGAAATTGCTGATGAGCTCAAAATTCAACGGGAAGAAATAATATTCGCTCTTGATGCGATTCAAGAACCAATTTCTTTATTCGAGCCAATTTATCATGATGGCGGTGATCCTATTTTTGTGATGGACCAAATTAGTGATGATAAACAACTGGATTTTAATTGGCTAGAAGGGGTAGCTATTAAGGATGCATTACGCAGGCTCAGCGATAGAGAAAAACATATTCTTAATCTGCGATTTTTTGAAGGTAAGACACAAATGGAAGTCGCTGATGAGATTGGGATATCGCAAGCACAAGTTTCAAGATTAGAAAAAGCAGCCCTTGGTCATATGCGTAAATATATATAA
- the sigE gene encoding RNA polymerase sporulation sigma factor SigE, giving the protein MRMTWSIVKIVIKLKMIGILQWFGILETDEVFYVGSTEVLPPPLSNDEEVFLLNRLQKGELGVKSIFIERNLRLVVYIARKFENTGVGIEDLVSIGTIGLIKAVNTFDPVKRIKLATYASRCIENEILMYLRRNSKTRAEVSFDEPLNIDWDGNELLLSDVLGTENDIIYKSVEEEVDKTLLHAAMNKLCGRERRIMELRFGLHDDGLERTQKEVADMLGISQSYISRLEKRIIKRLRKEILRME; this is encoded by the coding sequence ATGCGCATGACATGGTCTATAGTTAAAATAGTAATTAAACTTAAAATGATTGGTATATTACAGTGGTTTGGAATATTAGAAACGGATGAGGTTTTTTACGTTGGTAGTACAGAAGTTCTGCCTCCCCCTTTAAGTAATGACGAAGAAGTATTTCTATTAAATCGTTTGCAAAAAGGTGAATTAGGAGTAAAAAGTATTTTTATCGAGAGGAATCTACGCTTAGTCGTTTACATTGCTCGTAAATTCGAAAATACAGGTGTTGGCATTGAAGATTTAGTCAGCATCGGTACCATTGGCCTAATTAAAGCTGTCAACACATTTGATCCTGTCAAACGCATAAAATTAGCTACCTATGCTTCAAGGTGTATTGAAAATGAAATATTGATGTATCTGAGACGCAATAGTAAAACAAGAGCAGAAGTATCGTTTGATGAACCGCTAAATATTGATTGGGATGGAAATGAACTACTATTATCCGATGTATTGGGTACTGAAAACGATATTATTTATAAATCTGTAGAGGAGGAAGTCGATAAAACTTTATTACATGCTGCGATGAATAAATTATGTGGTCGAGAACGGCGTATTATGGAATTAAGATTTGGACTACATGATGATGGACTAGAGCGTACCCAAAAAGAGGTAGCAGATATGCTAGGGATATCACAGTCTTACATATCTAGACTCGAGAAAAGAATTATAAAAAGGTTACGTAAGGAAATACTACGTATGGAATAG